Proteins encoded by one window of Halorubrum ruber:
- the aroC gene encoding chorismate synthase, translating into MNGNRFGRLFQLTTYGESHGDAMGVTVSGVPAGVELDEEAIQAQLDRRKPGQSMITTSRGEPDEVVVNSGVQDGYTTGTPIGMVIQNKDARSGKYEPYVTAPRPSHGDYTYSAKFGTRNWGGGGRSSARETVNWVAAGAVAEQVLDASDHDVEIKAHVNRIGDVEADPVSFDQLLANSEENDVRCADPDAAAEMQELIEEYQEKGDSIGGSIYFECRGVPRGLGAPRFDGFPSRLGQAMFSIPATTGVEFGLGKEAVDVTGSERNEDWTFDDGESFDHVESDEGDPVPEGNDHGGLQGGITTGEPIYGEATWHAPTSIPKKQRSADWETGEEKEIQVVGRHDPVLPPRAVPVVEAMLYCTVLDFMLLAGRINPDRVDGNPGQYDTDYHPSSPENE; encoded by the coding sequence CGCGATGGGCGTCACCGTCTCCGGCGTGCCCGCGGGCGTCGAGCTCGACGAGGAGGCCATCCAGGCGCAGCTCGACCGGCGCAAGCCGGGCCAGTCGATGATCACTACCTCGCGGGGCGAGCCCGACGAGGTCGTCGTCAACTCCGGCGTTCAGGACGGCTACACCACGGGGACGCCGATCGGGATGGTGATACAGAACAAGGACGCGCGCTCGGGCAAGTACGAGCCGTACGTCACCGCGCCGCGCCCCTCGCACGGCGACTACACCTACTCCGCGAAGTTCGGCACGCGCAACTGGGGCGGCGGCGGGCGCTCCTCAGCCCGGGAGACCGTCAACTGGGTCGCCGCGGGCGCGGTCGCCGAGCAGGTCCTCGACGCCTCCGACCACGACGTCGAGATCAAAGCGCACGTCAACCGCATCGGCGACGTCGAGGCCGACCCGGTGAGCTTCGACCAGCTCCTCGCGAACAGCGAGGAGAACGACGTGCGCTGCGCCGACCCCGACGCGGCCGCCGAGATGCAGGAGTTAATCGAGGAGTACCAAGAGAAGGGCGACTCGATCGGCGGCTCGATCTACTTCGAGTGTCGCGGCGTCCCGCGCGGGCTCGGCGCGCCGCGTTTCGACGGGTTCCCGAGCCGGCTCGGGCAGGCGATGTTCTCGATCCCGGCGACGACCGGCGTCGAGTTCGGCCTCGGGAAAGAGGCCGTCGACGTGACGGGCAGCGAGCGCAACGAGGACTGGACGTTCGACGACGGCGAGTCGTTCGACCACGTCGAGAGCGACGAGGGAGACCCCGTCCCCGAGGGGAACGACCACGGCGGCCTTCAGGGCGGGATAACCACGGGAGAGCCGATCTACGGAGAGGCCACGTGGCACGCGCCCACCTCGATCCCCAAGAAACAGCGCTCCGCCGACTGGGAGACCGGCGAGGAGAAGGAGATTCAGGTCGTCGGGCGCCACGACCCCGTCCTCCCGCCGCGGGCCGTCCCCGTCGTCGAGGCGATGCTCTACTGTACCGTCCTCGACTTCATGCTGCTCGCCGGGCGGATCAACCCCGACCGCGTCGACGGCAACCCGGGGCAGTACGACACCGACTACCACCCGAGCAGCCCGGAGAACGAGTAG
- a CDS encoding MarR family transcriptional regulator encodes MSIGIDAFDDEPEAALDVASGTQPYRILAFLAEHDDQAFTQTEIHEETGIKRGSVGAVLSRLEDRGLVRHRGRYWAIAENERLASFAAQQAASSASTTDDYYGEDGA; translated from the coding sequence ATGTCGATCGGTATCGACGCGTTCGATGACGAGCCGGAGGCGGCACTCGACGTCGCTTCCGGAACGCAGCCGTATCGAATCCTCGCGTTCCTCGCCGAACACGACGACCAAGCGTTCACCCAGACCGAGATCCACGAGGAGACGGGAATCAAGCGCGGGAGCGTCGGTGCCGTCCTATCGCGACTCGAGGACCGCGGACTCGTCCGCCATCGGGGTCGCTACTGGGCGATCGCCGAGAACGAGCGGCTCGCGTCGTTCGCCGCGCAACAGGCGGCGAGCTCGGCGTCGACGACGGACGATTACTACGGCGAGGACGGAGCGTGA
- a CDS encoding ZIP family metal transporter codes for MTTLASVLGVTSVAGLATGLGALPVFFRDRVTHRIYDAALGLAAGLMVAASVFGLVIPGMEEGTLRAVMTGVLFGGFALLGGNYLVPHLHAEYREWFAEGGATEDDVAGMEAPADDPVAEDAPRSDDPVAEDAPRSDDPVAEDAPRSEDPEAGPAASAGGLIDERESSLRKAILIGGAITLHNAPEGLAIGVAFASGLEEVALLLAVVIGLQNVPDGFAFAVPMAETGMSNLRVIWYTTLSGVVPQVVASLFGFSLVGLSAGLFPISSGFAAGAMLAVVFRELIPSSHGHGHADAATGAFLFGFVLLVVVDAVIVV; via the coding sequence ATGACTACGCTCGCCTCGGTCCTCGGCGTGACGAGCGTCGCGGGGCTCGCCACAGGTCTCGGGGCGCTCCCCGTGTTCTTCCGCGACCGCGTGACACACCGGATCTACGACGCGGCCCTCGGGCTGGCGGCCGGACTGATGGTCGCCGCCAGCGTGTTCGGCCTCGTGATCCCCGGCATGGAAGAGGGGACGCTCCGAGCGGTGATGACGGGCGTCCTCTTTGGCGGGTTCGCGCTGCTCGGCGGGAACTACCTCGTCCCGCACCTCCACGCGGAGTACCGGGAGTGGTTCGCGGAGGGCGGCGCGACCGAGGACGACGTCGCGGGGATGGAAGCGCCGGCCGACGATCCGGTCGCCGAGGACGCTCCCCGAAGCGACGATCCGGTCGCCGAGGACGCTCCCCGAAGCGACGATCCGGTCGCCGAGGACGCTCCCCGAAGCGAAGACCCCGAGGCCGGACCGGCGGCGAGCGCCGGCGGGCTCATCGACGAGCGCGAGTCCTCGCTCCGGAAGGCGATCCTCATCGGCGGGGCGATCACCCTCCACAACGCCCCGGAGGGGCTGGCGATCGGCGTCGCGTTCGCCTCCGGGTTAGAGGAGGTCGCGCTGCTGCTCGCGGTCGTGATCGGGCTTCAGAACGTCCCGGACGGGTTCGCGTTCGCGGTGCCGATGGCCGAGACGGGGATGTCGAACCTGCGAGTGATTTGGTACACCACGCTCTCGGGGGTCGTCCCGCAGGTCGTCGCGTCCCTCTTCGGCTTCTCTCTCGTCGGGCTCAGCGCCGGGCTGTTTCCGATATCGTCGGGATTCGCGGCGGGTGCGATGCTCGCGGTCGTCTTCCGGGAGCTGATCCCCTCCTCACACGGCCACGGACACGCGGACGCCGCGACCGGCGCCTTCCTCTTCGGCTTCGTCCTGCTCGTCGTCGTCGACGCCGTCATCGTGGTGTGA
- a CDS encoding TIGR04206 family protein: MESSDDASRSAAESTSRSVSRERAGSPSTSGRVEWLLVVALLAVPMAVVPGGDDAPTLVSLWGFVTLGGDGSGVGGYPVWAYFLDQPRPFATLPPSIRAWPLALGFHLLAAGSATSGVALGREDRRVTGGLLVLAAAATLWVAAGLGVRFGVGATAGWFAVLPASALATLAVAVAAYGRDLRRVAVR, from the coding sequence ATGGAGAGTTCGGACGACGCGTCGCGCTCGGCGGCGGAATCGACGTCGCGATCCGTCTCGCGGGAGAGAGCGGGCTCGCCGTCGACCAGCGGGCGCGTCGAGTGGCTCCTCGTCGTCGCGCTGCTCGCGGTCCCGATGGCGGTCGTTCCGGGCGGCGACGACGCCCCGACGCTGGTGAGCCTCTGGGGGTTCGTGACGCTCGGCGGCGACGGGAGCGGCGTCGGCGGCTACCCCGTGTGGGCGTACTTCCTCGACCAGCCGCGACCGTTCGCGACGCTCCCGCCGTCGATCCGAGCGTGGCCGCTCGCCCTCGGTTTCCACCTGCTCGCGGCCGGCAGCGCCACGAGCGGCGTCGCGCTCGGCCGGGAGGACCGCCGGGTCACAGGCGGCCTCCTCGTCCTCGCCGCGGCCGCGACCCTGTGGGTGGCGGCGGGGCTGGGCGTCCGGTTCGGCGTCGGCGCGACCGCCGGCTGGTTCGCCGTCCTCCCCGCGAGCGCGCTCGCGACCCTCGCCGTCGCGGTCGCGGCGTACGGGCGGGACCTCCGGCGCGTGGCGGTTCGCTAA
- a CDS encoding phosphoadenosine phosphosulfate reductase family protein, translating into MSDDFPASVDVDYTDGEGETPEDYPSIQHKIEKAVEVTRRGLEQYDNPAVMWTGGKDSTLTLYFINQVAEEYGHEKPTAVFIDHFQHFDDITDFVEHWADEWDIDLVYARNEDVGDYVEEHGLEPGDDIPVDALSEHNQHHIREILEFEEDSFPFLLDTYVGNHLLKTVALNDALEEHDIDGVISGVRWDEQEARADETFFSPRHDPDLFPPHDRIQPILQFAEADVWEAFWNFVVPDTVEAFPDEGYIPQADDDLPEGVTQEDVPISPKYFAGFRSLGSEVSTEKTTEEPAWLQNLDETTERAGRAQDKEDLMERLRDLGYM; encoded by the coding sequence ATGAGCGACGACTTCCCGGCGAGCGTCGACGTCGATTACACCGACGGTGAGGGGGAGACCCCCGAGGATTACCCGTCGATCCAGCACAAAATCGAGAAGGCGGTCGAGGTCACCCGCCGCGGGCTCGAACAGTACGACAACCCCGCGGTGATGTGGACGGGCGGGAAGGACTCCACGCTGACGCTGTACTTCATCAATCAGGTAGCCGAGGAGTACGGCCACGAGAAGCCGACCGCCGTCTTCATCGACCACTTCCAGCACTTCGACGACATCACCGACTTCGTCGAGCACTGGGCCGACGAGTGGGATATCGACCTCGTGTACGCCCGCAACGAGGACGTCGGCGACTACGTCGAGGAACACGGCCTCGAACCCGGCGACGACATCCCCGTCGACGCACTCTCGGAGCACAACCAGCACCACATCCGGGAGATCTTAGAGTTCGAGGAGGACTCGTTCCCGTTCCTGCTCGACACGTACGTCGGCAACCACCTGCTGAAGACGGTCGCGCTCAACGACGCCCTCGAGGAGCACGACATCGACGGCGTCATCTCCGGCGTCCGCTGGGACGAGCAGGAGGCCCGCGCGGACGAGACGTTCTTCTCGCCGCGCCACGACCCCGACCTGTTCCCGCCGCACGACCGCATCCAGCCCATCCTCCAGTTCGCCGAGGCCGACGTGTGGGAGGCCTTCTGGAACTTCGTCGTCCCGGACACCGTCGAGGCGTTCCCCGACGAGGGGTACATCCCGCAGGCCGACGACGACCTCCCCGAGGGCGTCACGCAGGAGGACGTGCCGATCTCGCCGAAATACTTCGCCGGGTTCCGCTCGCTCGGCAGCGAGGTCTCGACGGAGAAGACGACCGAGGAGCCCGCGTGGCTCCAGAACCTCGACGAGACGACCGAGCGCGCCGGCCGCGCCCAGGACAAGGAGGACCTGATGGAGCGCCTGCGCGACCTCGGCTACATGTAA
- a CDS encoding arsenic resistance protein, whose translation MIRPFLTGIKENLIYVVVASLVAGLAFGQVAGSGTKALLRAAVVPILFLMIYPMMINIDLREVINVRDHAGPVGLSLLINFGAAPLFAVALSRGFFGGDIEYAVGLYFIALIPTSGMTAAWTGLADGDLEAALVAMAVNLLAAIVILPAYLSVLVPADIGFDPSALYRQLAQVVVIPMAAGTVTRWLLLRRYSTAGFKRLKPLFGGLSSLGVMLIVFVAMTMRSGQILADPVASAVTVVPLVVFYAAVLGVAAAAGRTLLDPRRGVALVYATSMRNLSIALAIVVAGDAVPSGAVLPIALAYVIQPPLGAVYMHYRRDVVGEGRSLREAVAEFI comes from the coding sequence ATGATACGCCCGTTCCTCACCGGAATCAAGGAGAACCTCATCTACGTCGTCGTCGCCTCGCTGGTCGCCGGGCTGGCCTTCGGCCAGGTCGCGGGCTCGGGGACGAAGGCGCTCCTGCGAGCCGCGGTCGTCCCGATCCTGTTCCTGATGATCTACCCGATGATGATCAACATCGACCTTCGGGAAGTGATCAACGTCCGCGACCACGCCGGTCCAGTGGGGTTGAGCCTGCTGATCAACTTCGGCGCGGCGCCGCTGTTCGCGGTCGCCCTCTCGCGAGGCTTCTTCGGCGGCGACATCGAGTACGCCGTCGGACTGTACTTCATCGCGCTCATCCCGACCTCCGGGATGACCGCCGCGTGGACGGGCCTCGCCGACGGAGACCTCGAGGCGGCGCTGGTCGCGATGGCGGTCAACCTGTTAGCGGCGATCGTGATTCTCCCGGCGTACCTCTCCGTACTCGTGCCCGCCGACATCGGGTTCGACCCCTCGGCGCTGTACCGACAGCTCGCGCAGGTGGTGGTCATCCCGATGGCCGCTGGGACGGTCACTCGATGGCTGTTGCTCCGCCGGTATTCCACGGCGGGTTTCAAGCGCCTGAAGCCGTTGTTCGGCGGGCTGTCGTCGCTCGGCGTGATGCTGATCGTGTTCGTCGCGATGACGATGCGGTCCGGGCAGATCCTCGCGGATCCCGTCGCGTCGGCGGTGACGGTCGTTCCGCTGGTGGTGTTTTACGCGGCGGTCCTCGGCGTCGCCGCGGCCGCCGGACGGACGCTGCTCGACCCGCGACGGGGCGTCGCGCTCGTGTACGCGACCAGCATGCGAAACCTGTCGATCGCGCTGGCGATCGTCGTCGCCGGGGACGCGGTGCCCTCCGGTGCGGTGTTACCGATCGCACTGGCGTACGTTATCCAGCCCCCGCTCGGCGCGGTCTACATGCACTATCGGCGCGACGTCGTCGGTGAGGGACGCTCTCTCCGTGAAGCGGTCGCGGAGTTCATCTGA
- a CDS encoding type 1 glutamine amidotransferase produces the protein MSVTFAVIDASVGETPAESNLRRELDAEVVVYKASEGEFPPSVSASEWRFDGVVISGSQTSAYDDRDWIHELTEWIRRVHRADVPTLGICWGHQFLAQALGGRVVDMAEYELGYERIVRLGDDPLFEGIPERFVSFETHSDRVAELPPGATTLARNGHGVQAFRIGSSYGIQFHPEYDRETAVWVTEGKDLPDDRIRSVLDGITDESVEAARASKQIFENFRRLAERHQPVRRADPIPPRTR, from the coding sequence ATGAGCGTAACGTTCGCAGTGATCGATGCGTCGGTGGGGGAGACGCCCGCGGAGTCGAACCTCCGTCGGGAACTCGACGCGGAGGTCGTCGTTTACAAGGCGAGCGAGGGCGAGTTCCCGCCGTCGGTGTCGGCGTCCGAATGGCGGTTCGACGGCGTCGTCATCAGCGGGTCACAGACCTCGGCGTACGACGACCGCGACTGGATTCACGAGCTGACGGAGTGGATCCGTCGGGTCCACCGGGCGGACGTGCCGACGCTGGGCATCTGCTGGGGACACCAGTTCCTCGCGCAGGCCCTCGGCGGGCGCGTCGTCGACATGGCGGAGTACGAACTCGGATACGAGCGGATCGTGCGCCTCGGCGACGACCCGCTGTTCGAGGGGATCCCGGAGCGGTTCGTCAGCTTCGAGACGCACTCCGACCGCGTCGCCGAACTCCCGCCGGGTGCGACGACGCTCGCACGCAACGGCCACGGCGTCCAAGCCTTCCGCATCGGCAGTAGCTACGGGATACAGTTCCACCCGGAGTACGACCGCGAGACGGCTGTCTGGGTGACGGAAGGGAAGGACCTTCCGGACGATCGGATCCGCTCCGTGCTGGACGGGATCACCGACGAATCCGTCGAGGCGGCGCGGGCGAGCAAGCAGATATTCGAGAACTTCCGGCGCCTCGCCGAGCGCCACCAGCCGGTCCGCCGGGCGGACCCGATCCCTCCTCGGACGAGGTGA